GGCTAATCCTGAAACGATTGCAGGAGGAGCGAATCGACCTGGTGGTCCTGGCGCGCTACATGCAGATCGTCGGACCCGGGATCATCGGCAGCTACGCGGACCGGATCATCAACATCCACCACTCGTTCCTGCCCGCCTTCGCCGGCGCCCGGCCCTACCACCAGGCGCATCAGAGGGGAGTGAAGATCATCGGCGCAACGGCGCACTATGCCACCGAGGAGCTAGACCAGGGGCCGATCATCGAGCAGGACGTGGTGCGCATTAGCCACCGTGACAGCGTGGCCGACCTGGTGCGCAAGGGCTCCGACCTCGAGAAGGTGGTGCTGGCGCGCGCCGTGAAGCTGCACCTGGACCGCAGGGTCATCGTGTACAGGAACAAGACGGCCGTGTTTGCCTGAGGCCGCCAGGCCTCAACGAAGCGGCGCGGGCTACTGCAGCGGTGACTTCGGCGTCGGGAGAAGGCGCGAGACCTTGATCTCCTCCCGGATGAGCATCTCGGAGACTCGCGGCGCGATCCTTTCGCGCCAGTGGTCGCTCTGGTATACGGCCTTGTACAGGCGCAGGCGCTCCTCTTCATCCTTGAAGCGCCGGAGCCAGACGTAGGCGTCGGGGTCGCCTTCCGCGGTGAAGCTGCCAAGGATGACCATGCCCCGGGCGACCTGGAAGGGGATGATCTCCTCTTCCATGAGCCGGACCCACTCCGCCATACGGCCCTCCCGGATCCGGTACTGACGGAGCTCGAAAAGCACCTCGTCAGGCCTCGGGCCTTTCCCCGGCCTGAGGGCCGGCCTCGGTTTCGGCCGAGCTCTCGGCCGCGGTGCCGGTGGCGGGCAACTGGGCTTCGCCCGGGGAAGGCGGCGCCTCACTGGCCAGCGGAAGCTCCGCCTCAGGCGCCGGCCGTCCCGGCAAGCGCTGCCGGGCGCGGCGGGCGAGGGCCACC
The DNA window shown above is from Dehalococcoidia bacterium and carries:
- a CDS encoding NIPSNAP family protein — encoded protein: MLFELRQYRIREGRMAEWVRLMEEEIIPFQVARGMVILGSFTAEGDPDAYVWLRRFKDEEERLRLYKAVYQSDHWRERIAPRVSEMLIREEIKVSRLLPTPKSPLQ
- a CDS encoding 30S ribosomal protein S2, whose protein sequence is VALARRARQRLPGRPAPEAELPLASEAPPSPGEAQLPATGTAAESSAETEAGPQAGERPEA